A DNA window from Acetobacter aceti NBRC 14818 contains the following coding sequences:
- the cydC gene encoding thiol reductant ABC exporter subunit CydC gives MSQISPLFAPTRPIRRRMAAGLALACLAALANIGLLALSGWLLAAAATAGLVGLVAAHAFNMALPAAGVRFLATLRILARYGERVVTHDATLGLVGQIRARSFDRLVRQPPAHLSRQRSGEQLFRFVSDTERAGHAYLDAGVPFVTAAICGLASVGLVGAFVPSAGLVLATGLLTCGVLLPLAAGWLSDRATARIATQQDAMHGDLVDILQGADEIAFLGAEDAMRRRLDTRQAAIRHARLHLAAIEGGARALTGAMAMLTALGVLACASTALHAGLLSAACLPMLGLGALAAFESVAPLPAARQMAHHARLAARRMRAACTLPPPSSGGSLLPVAPLDLDMRAVGMRYAPDEDWVLRHADLTIRQGERVALVGPSGAGKSTLARLLFGFHAYQEGTIRFGGVEARALDPDALPGLVGIMAQDAHLFQGSIRRNLAMACPTANEAAMWSALETTQLAAFVRQAPAGLDTLIGEAGLRLSGGQGRRLALACVLLRRPRWLILDEPTEGLDAATERAVMAALMASLPPDATLLCITHRTAILPFLDRAIAMTDRGFHDVATHRRRPQ, from the coding sequence ATGAGCCAGATCTCCCCCCTGTTCGCGCCGACACGGCCAATCCGCCGGCGGATGGCGGCCGGGCTGGCCCTGGCCTGCCTGGCGGCTCTGGCGAATATCGGCCTGCTGGCCCTGTCCGGCTGGCTGCTGGCGGCGGCGGCCACCGCCGGGCTGGTGGGGCTGGTGGCGGCCCACGCCTTCAACATGGCCCTGCCGGCGGCGGGCGTCCGGTTCCTGGCCACGCTCCGCATCCTGGCCCGTTACGGCGAACGGGTCGTGACCCATGACGCAACGCTGGGCCTGGTCGGCCAGATCCGCGCCCGGAGCTTCGACCGGCTGGTCCGGCAACCGCCCGCGCACCTGTCGCGCCAGCGCAGCGGCGAACAGCTTTTCCGCTTCGTCTCGGACACCGAGCGCGCGGGCCATGCCTATCTGGATGCCGGCGTACCCTTCGTCACGGCGGCAATCTGCGGACTGGCCTCCGTCGGCCTCGTCGGCGCCTTCGTCCCCTCGGCCGGCCTCGTGCTGGCAACCGGCCTGCTGACCTGCGGCGTGCTCCTGCCGCTGGCGGCCGGATGGCTGTCGGATCGCGCGACCGCCCGCATCGCCACCCAGCAGGACGCGATGCACGGCGACCTGGTGGACATCCTGCAAGGCGCGGACGAGATCGCCTTCCTGGGCGCGGAGGATGCGATGCGCCGCCGCCTCGACACCCGACAGGCGGCGATCCGCCACGCCCGCCTGCATCTGGCGGCGATCGAGGGCGGCGCGCGGGCCCTGACCGGCGCAATGGCCATGCTGACCGCGCTGGGCGTGCTGGCCTGCGCATCCACGGCCCTGCATGCCGGCCTCCTGTCCGCCGCCTGCCTGCCGATGCTCGGTCTGGGGGCATTGGCGGCATTCGAAAGCGTGGCCCCGCTGCCGGCGGCGCGCCAGATGGCCCACCATGCCAGGCTGGCCGCCCGGCGCATGCGCGCGGCCTGCACCCTGCCGCCTCCGTCAAGCGGCGGGTCGCTGCTCCCGGTCGCCCCGCTGGACCTCGACATGCGCGCGGTCGGCATGCGCTACGCTCCGGACGAGGACTGGGTCCTGCGCCACGCCGACCTCACCATCCGCCAGGGCGAGCGCGTGGCCCTGGTCGGGCCGTCCGGCGCGGGCAAGAGCACGCTCGCCCGCCTGCTGTTCGGCTTCCACGCCTACCAGGAAGGCACGATCCGCTTCGGCGGCGTGGAAGCACGCGCGCTGGACCCGGACGCGCTGCCCGGCCTGGTCGGCATCATGGCGCAGGACGCCCACCTGTTCCAGGGCAGCATCCGCCGTAACCTGGCCATGGCCTGCCCCACGGCGAATGAAGCCGCGATGTGGTCGGCGCTCGAAACCACCCAACTGGCCGCCTTCGTACGCCAGGCGCCGGCCGGCCTGGACACGCTGATCGGCGAGGCCGGGCTGCGCCTGTCCGGCGGCCAGGGCCGGCGGCTGGCGCTGGCCTGCGTCCTGCTGCGCCGTCCCCGTTGGCTGATCCTCGACGAGCCGACCGAGGGGCTGGACGCGGCGACCGAACGAGCGGTGATGGCCGCCCTCATGGCCTCCCTGCCGCCGGATGCGACGCTCCTGTGCATCACGCATCGCACGGCCATCCTGCCCTTTCTGGACCGGGCGATCGCCATGACCGATCGCGGTTTCCATGACGTCGCGACACATCGCAGGAGGCCGCAATGA
- the cydB gene encoding cytochrome d ubiquinol oxidase subunit II, with the protein MDSYAILKLVWAAILGILFIGLGTMVGMDMGVGTLLRFVGRNDGERRTALNIVGPHWDGNQVWFILGGGAIFAAFPTLYATSFSVFYVVMILLLFSMILRPVAFEYRSKADSRHWRASWDVAFLVSGTLPMFIYGAAFGNVLEGVGYHFGWTGQYYQDESFLSYLVNPFAILCGLMSVALSVYQGGVMLMLRSEEPIHGRARRYAMRGGIAAAILFATGGVWISRLNGFRLTDADPGMPANPIQGQHVTVSAGGWLENFQAHPALWLIPLLGVACMLFGTLMVRADRPVLAWWTGVGSWIGTIGTVGTAMFPFLMPSATTPDQSLTIWNSTASAYGLACMLVVAAIFVPIILSYTSWCYYVMRGKVRTADVIHDTHSY; encoded by the coding sequence ATGGACTCGTACGCAATTCTGAAACTGGTCTGGGCCGCCATCCTCGGCATCCTGTTCATCGGGCTGGGCACGATGGTCGGCATGGACATGGGCGTGGGCACGCTGCTGCGCTTCGTCGGCCGCAACGACGGCGAACGCCGCACGGCGCTGAACATCGTCGGCCCGCACTGGGACGGCAACCAGGTGTGGTTCATCCTGGGCGGCGGTGCGATCTTCGCCGCCTTCCCCACGCTGTACGCCACCTCGTTCTCGGTCTTCTACGTCGTCATGATCCTGCTGCTGTTCAGCATGATCCTGCGGCCTGTGGCGTTCGAATACCGCTCCAAGGCCGACAGCCGGCACTGGCGCGCCAGTTGGGACGTCGCGTTCCTGGTCTCCGGCACGCTGCCGATGTTCATCTACGGTGCTGCCTTCGGCAATGTGCTGGAGGGCGTGGGCTATCATTTCGGCTGGACCGGCCAGTATTACCAGGATGAATCGTTCCTGTCCTACCTGGTCAATCCGTTCGCGATCCTGTGCGGCCTGATGTCGGTCGCCCTCAGCGTCTACCAGGGCGGCGTCATGCTGATGCTGCGCTCCGAGGAACCGATCCACGGTCGCGCGCGGCGCTATGCGATGCGCGGCGGCATCGCCGCTGCAATCCTGTTCGCAACCGGCGGCGTGTGGATCAGCCGCCTGAACGGCTTCCGCCTGACCGATGCCGATCCCGGCATGCCCGCCAATCCGATCCAGGGCCAGCATGTCACTGTCAGCGCCGGCGGATGGCTGGAAAACTTCCAGGCCCACCCGGCATTGTGGTTGATCCCGCTTCTGGGCGTCGCCTGTATGCTATTCGGCACGCTGATGGTGCGCGCCGACCGTCCGGTCCTTGCCTGGTGGACCGGTGTGGGGTCGTGGATCGGCACGATCGGCACCGTCGGCACCGCGATGTTTCCCTTCCTCATGCCCTCCGCCACCACGCCGGACCAGAGCCTGACGATCTGGAACAGCACCGCCAGCGCCTACGGCCTGGCCTGCATGCTGGTGGTGGCCGCGATCTTCGTGCCGATCATCCTGTCCTACACATCGTGGTGCTACTACGTCATGCGCGGCAAGGTCCGCACAGCCGACGTCATCCACGATACCCACAGCTACTAA
- a CDS encoding cytochrome ubiquinol oxidase subunit I encodes MELINPDVVDLSRFQFALTALYHFMFVPLTLGLTFMLAAMETVYVVTGRQIYKDMAQFWGKLFGINFAIGVATGITMEFEFGTNWSMYSRFFGDMFGTPLAIEGLMAFFMESTFVGLMFFGWDRLSRPAHLAITYLVALGSNLSALWILVANASMNMPEGAHFDPDTMRMQFDSVVKVIFNPDAQAKFVHTSVAGYVSAAMFVMGISAFYILRGQHKAFAARSFRMAALFGIISTVAVITLGDVLGRLDYEHQPTKIAAIEGLWHTSKPPFEPWLAFALPDDARQENHLEIGVPFVLTPLVAHSFDTPITGMTELEEQAGPRIASGIQALSALRRYGQGHDPADLAQFRAHEADMGFGFLAMRHAPGQDVTAISAAEMDSVVRQTEPDILPNVFVTFWSFRIMVFLSLWFFAVFALSAYVSLTNRLERNRLLLKLCMWSIPLPILATEFGWITAEAGRQPWTVFNRLPTFLSASSHGVGYMIFSLAGFALLYSTFIAAELFLMFKYARLGPDHGAHGAQGPHLTVAHDRKDAFSIASSLSS; translated from the coding sequence GTGGAGCTTATCAATCCGGATGTCGTCGACCTGTCGCGATTCCAGTTCGCGCTGACGGCACTTTACCATTTCATGTTCGTGCCGCTCACATTGGGGCTGACCTTCATGCTGGCGGCGATGGAGACGGTGTACGTCGTCACCGGCCGGCAGATCTACAAGGACATGGCCCAGTTCTGGGGCAAGCTGTTCGGCATCAATTTCGCCATCGGCGTCGCGACCGGCATCACGATGGAATTCGAATTCGGCACCAACTGGTCGATGTATTCCCGCTTTTTCGGCGACATGTTCGGTACGCCACTGGCCATCGAGGGCCTGATGGCGTTCTTCATGGAATCCACCTTCGTCGGGCTGATGTTCTTCGGCTGGGACCGCCTCAGCCGCCCCGCCCACCTGGCCATCACCTATCTGGTCGCGCTGGGCTCCAACCTGTCGGCGCTGTGGATTCTGGTGGCCAACGCCAGCATGAACATGCCGGAAGGCGCGCATTTCGACCCGGACACCATGCGGATGCAGTTCGACAGCGTGGTGAAGGTCATCTTCAACCCCGACGCACAGGCCAAGTTCGTCCACACGTCGGTCGCGGGCTACGTCTCGGCGGCGATGTTCGTCATGGGCATCAGCGCGTTCTATATCCTGCGTGGCCAGCACAAGGCTTTCGCCGCACGCTCCTTTCGCATGGCGGCCCTGTTCGGCATCATCTCCACCGTCGCCGTCATCACGCTGGGCGACGTGCTGGGCAGGCTGGACTACGAACACCAGCCCACCAAGATCGCCGCGATCGAGGGGCTGTGGCACACCAGCAAGCCGCCATTCGAACCGTGGCTGGCCTTCGCCCTGCCCGATGACGCCAGACAGGAAAACCATCTGGAAATCGGCGTCCCCTTCGTGCTGACGCCGCTGGTCGCCCACAGTTTCGACACGCCGATCACCGGCATGACCGAACTGGAGGAACAGGCCGGCCCGCGCATCGCATCGGGTATCCAGGCCCTGTCGGCGCTGCGCCGCTACGGCCAGGGGCACGACCCGGCGGACCTGGCGCAGTTCAGGGCGCATGAGGCCGACATGGGCTTCGGCTTCCTGGCCATGCGCCACGCCCCCGGACAGGACGTCACCGCCATTTCCGCCGCCGAGATGGACAGCGTGGTGCGACAGACCGAGCCCGACATCCTGCCGAACGTGTTCGTCACCTTCTGGTCGTTCCGGATCATGGTGTTCCTGTCACTGTGGTTCTTCGCCGTCTTCGCCCTTTCCGCCTATGTCAGCCTCACGAACCGGCTGGAACGCAACCGCCTGCTGCTGAAGCTGTGCATGTGGTCCATCCCGCTGCCCATCCTGGCCACCGAGTTCGGCTGGATCACCGCCGAAGCCGGCCGCCAGCCCTGGACGGTGTTCAACCGCCTGCCCACCTTCCTGTCCGCCTCCAGCCACGGCGTCGGCTACATGATCTTCTCGCTGGCCGGCTTCGCGCTGCTCTACTCCACCTTCATCGCCGCCGAACTGTTCCTGATGTTCAAATATGCCCGCCTCGGCCCCGATCACGGCGCGCATGGCGCGCAAGGGCCGCACCTGACGGTCGCACACGATCGGAAGGATGCGTTTTCCATCGCCTCCTCCCTGTCTTCGTAA
- the cydD gene encoding thiol reductant ABC exporter subunit CydD yields MRTADRGLSGLASRAGLWLGVAVVLNGAAAAMLVLQLVVLARIVDNLTFHAHPFGQEAGRAGWLAALLAGRAILGWLADMAAVTAGMKVTAALRADVLAHLLRVGSPRMAGLGTGETVTTLTDGIDALEPYVAHYLPRAAMMVVMPLMILGCVAGLDGWSFAILACTGPLIPLFMALVGYRAQAIMDRQWTQLLLLGNGFLDFLQGMTTLRLFGHAHQAASTVGRMADDYRRTTLSVMRVAFLTSAALEFFASLSIALVAVVFGARLLSGQADFRTAFLVLLLAPEYFMPLRAFSASYHARQNATVAMRRIAALLALPQAPMAATNTSPPPSGPVAGIACINLSATYGTDDAPVLAHASCQFPRNALTVVVGESGAGKTTLLRLLLGLLAPSAGDIVAQGEAGQPLAGPWRDRIGWVPQCPCLPSGTIADILRLGAPDADLAQLRAAATQADALAFIEALPQGFDTPIGERGARLSGGQARRLALTRALIRNPAILILDEPTSDLDPDSERRVADAIRRAVPGRIVIVTTHRQTIIGQADHLLSVADGTIRPLSASERAAA; encoded by the coding sequence ATGCGGACGGCGGACAGAGGGCTGAGCGGCCTGGCATCGCGCGCCGGCCTTTGGCTGGGCGTGGCGGTGGTCCTGAATGGCGCGGCGGCGGCCATGCTCGTGCTGCAACTGGTCGTCCTGGCACGCATCGTCGACAACCTGACCTTCCACGCCCACCCGTTCGGCCAGGAAGCCGGCCGCGCGGGCTGGCTGGCGGCCCTGCTGGCCGGCCGCGCGATCCTGGGCTGGCTGGCGGACATGGCCGCCGTCACGGCGGGCATGAAAGTCACGGCCGCCCTGCGTGCCGACGTACTGGCCCACCTGCTGCGGGTCGGCTCCCCACGCATGGCCGGCCTGGGCACCGGCGAGACCGTCACAACCCTGACCGACGGGATCGACGCCCTGGAGCCCTATGTCGCCCACTACTTGCCGCGCGCCGCGATGATGGTCGTCATGCCGTTGATGATCCTGGGCTGCGTGGCTGGCCTGGACGGCTGGAGCTTCGCAATCCTGGCCTGCACCGGGCCGCTGATCCCGCTGTTCATGGCGCTGGTCGGCTATCGCGCGCAGGCGATCATGGACCGGCAATGGACCCAGCTTCTGCTGCTGGGGAACGGGTTTCTCGACTTCCTTCAGGGCATGACCACCCTGCGGCTGTTCGGCCACGCGCACCAGGCCGCAAGCACCGTCGGGCGCATGGCCGACGATTATCGCCGGACCACCCTGTCGGTCATGCGGGTGGCGTTCCTGACCTCGGCGGCGCTGGAGTTTTTCGCCAGCCTGTCGATCGCCCTGGTCGCGGTGGTGTTCGGCGCACGCCTGCTGTCCGGCCAAGCCGATTTTCGCACCGCCTTTCTGGTCCTGCTGCTGGCCCCGGAATATTTCATGCCGCTCCGCGCCTTTTCCGCCAGCTATCACGCGCGCCAGAACGCGACCGTCGCAATGCGTCGCATCGCCGCCCTGCTGGCCCTGCCTCAGGCGCCAATGGCGGCCACGAACACATCCCCCCCGCCATCCGGGCCGGTCGCCGGCATCGCCTGCATCAATCTCTCGGCCACCTACGGCACCGACGACGCGCCGGTCCTGGCCCATGCCTCCTGCCAGTTCCCCCGCAACGCGCTGACGGTGGTGGTCGGCGAAAGCGGAGCCGGCAAGACGACCCTGCTGCGCCTCCTGCTGGGCCTTCTGGCCCCGTCGGCGGGCGATATCGTCGCGCAGGGTGAAGCGGGGCAGCCGCTCGCAGGCCCCTGGCGCGACCGGATCGGCTGGGTGCCGCAATGCCCCTGCCTGCCGTCCGGCACCATTGCCGACATCCTGCGCCTGGGCGCTCCGGACGCCGATCTGGCCCAATTGCGCGCGGCGGCGACACAGGCCGACGCACTGGCATTCATCGAGGCGCTGCCCCAGGGGTTCGATACGCCCATCGGCGAACGCGGCGCCCGCCTGTCGGGCGGGCAGGCGCGCCGCCTGGCCCTGACGCGGGCCCTGATCCGCAATCCGGCCATCCTGATCCTGGACGAACCGACATCCGACCTGGACCCGGACAGCGAAAGACGGGTCGCGGATGCCATCCGGCGCGCCGTGCCGGGGCGGATCGTCATCGTCACGACGCACCGGCAGACGATCATCGGGCAGGCCGATCACCTGCTCTCGGTCGCAGACGGCACGATCCGCCCCCTGTCCGCCAGCGAAAGGGCGGCAGCATGA
- a CDS encoding YeeE/YedE family protein, producing MNWAHDIQAACGGMLIGLSAALFLLLDGRVAGISGILGGLLGPRNRATAGNAAFIAGLLLAGPLYRVFTGRWPAVHIAASWPVLVLAGLLVGFGTRLGSGCTSGHGVCGLARLSRRSAAAVATFMITAFITVFVTRHLIGGGS from the coding sequence ATGAACTGGGCGCATGACATCCAGGCGGCTTGCGGAGGCATGCTGATCGGCCTCTCGGCGGCGCTCTTCCTGCTGCTCGACGGGCGGGTCGCCGGCATCAGCGGCATCCTCGGAGGCCTTCTCGGACCCCGGAACCGCGCGACCGCCGGCAACGCCGCTTTCATCGCGGGGCTCCTCCTGGCCGGGCCGCTCTATCGAGTTTTTACTGGAAGATGGCCGGCTGTCCATATCGCCGCGTCCTGGCCCGTGCTCGTGTTGGCTGGGCTGCTGGTCGGTTTCGGTACGCGGCTGGGATCGGGCTGCACCAGCGGGCACGGTGTCTGTGGACTGGCTCGCCTGTCCAGGCGTTCGGCGGCGGCCGTCGCCACCTTCATGATCACGGCGTTTATCACCGTGTTCGTCACCCGGCACCTGATAGGGGGTGGATCGTGA
- a CDS encoding ArsR/SmtB family transcription factor: MTILTADGARELAERLKLFAQPQRLLILAQLLDGPRAVSALESSTGIGQPVLSQQLGILRRAGILRTERESRAIFYSFADTEEEKWVRLLLGMRPTQSSTDTHSHPGITHTPRIAREEAGAVFARVGATTSRE; encoded by the coding sequence GTGACCATTCTGACGGCGGACGGCGCCCGAGAACTGGCCGAACGACTGAAACTGTTCGCCCAGCCGCAACGGCTGCTGATCCTGGCCCAACTGCTCGACGGCCCCCGCGCCGTCAGCGCACTGGAAAGCAGCACGGGGATCGGCCAGCCGGTCCTCAGCCAGCAGCTCGGCATCCTGCGCCGCGCCGGCATCCTGCGCACCGAACGCGAATCCCGCGCCATATTCTACAGCTTCGCCGACACCGAAGAAGAGAAATGGGTGCGCCTCCTGCTGGGCATGCGGCCAACGCAATCCAGCACAGACACCCATAGCCACCCCGGCATCACCCACACGCCCCGCATCGCGCGCGAGGAAGCCGGGGCCGTCTTTGCCCGCGTCGGCGCGACAACCAGCCGGGAATAA